The following coding sequences are from one Thermodesulfobacteriota bacterium window:
- a CDS encoding DUF559 domain-containing protein: MGVNRARELRKNPTEAERKLWAHLRLRKIGGYKFRRQHPLGPFIVHFVCEEKRLIVEVDEGQHDEKRFYDAKRDKWLDEKGFKVIRFWNNEV, from the coding sequence ATGGGGGTTAACAGAGCAAGGGAATTGAGAAAAAATCCTACAGAAGCAGAAAGAAAACTGTGGGCTCATCTCCGTCTTCGTAAGATCGGTGGATATAAATTTAGGAGACAACATCCCTTAGGGCCATTTATCGTTCATTTTGTTTGTGAAGAGAAAAGATTAATTGTAGAAGTGGATGAGGGACAGCACGATGAAAAGAGGTTTTATGATGCAAAAAGGGATAAGTGGCTTGACGAAAAGGGATTTAAGGTAATAAGATT